The following proteins are encoded in a genomic region of Cryptomeria japonica chromosome 11, Sugi_1.0, whole genome shotgun sequence:
- the LOC131034516 gene encoding F-box/kelch-repeat protein At5g15710-like — protein sequence MDTNCMDVIKNEDEGLERSELLLNTMEEKERDPVGNERSGQESVWSEFPDHIVEEIFSNLQFEFTLPFRIVCKQWNKLLSSNRFLSSLAESDPWILLCSSTHCMAYCFLTQSWKTLSLSFLPSRTTKSASLGNSRFCSSGAGLLLIQFGWPRKYMICNPITRTYRYIPPVISQSATLSAIMDDGESYKIVGVTHERNHGSLQIYHCSKASCQIELELPLEQRDFPVSHICCAKGLLMCVLNHGEFVVWNMEDKQVQRFSFPYPNLYIPGGRIITWTERLVVCVSSILFVRTYYSDSVCTSLVIVWELFKEEGSSIWSWKEMSRMPPDLCRKFFNARSIKMGQFQECETFIVGNFLCFRSGYRNTKLFVYSLQEKCWSRIRVPYSVRFRRYNTNFEFQPKPGMKI from the coding sequence ATGGATACTAATTGTATGGACGTTATCAAGAATGAAGATGAAGGGTTAGAAAGATCTGAATTACTGCTAAATACAATGGAGGAGAAGGAAAGGGATCCTGTAGGCAATGAGAGGAGTGGTCAAGAATCAGTTTGGTCTGAATTCCCTGACCATATAGTGGAGGAGATATTTTCGAACCTACAGTTCGAATTCACTCTTCCATTTCGTATTGTTTGTAAACAATGGAACAAACTCTTATCCTCTAACAGATTTCTATCTTCATTGGCAGAGAGCGATCCATGGATTCTTCTATGCAGCTCAACGCATTGCATGGCATACTGTTTTCTCACGCAGTCTTGGAAGACTCTTTCCCTTAGTTTCTTGCCAAGCCGAACAACAAAAAGTGCCTCATTAGGCAATTCAAGATTTTGTAGTTCAGGCGCAGGCCTACTGCTAATCCAATTCGGATGGCCTCGGAAATATATGATCTGTAATCCAATTACAAGGACCTACAGATATATTCCCCCCGTCATATCACAGAGTGCAACTTTATCAGCAATAATGGACGACGGGGAGTCCTACAAAATTGTGGGCGTGACACATGAAAGAAACCACGGTTCCCTGCAAATTTACCATTGTTCGAAAGCGTCATGCCAGATTGAACTTGAGTTGCCACTCGAGCAAAGAGATTTTCCTGTTTCTCATATTTGTTGTGCCAAGGGTCTTCTCATGTGCGTCTTAAACCATGGGGAATTTGTGGTTTGGAACATGGAAGATAAGCAAGTGCAACGATTTTCCTTTCCGTACCCGAATCTATATATTCCAGGGGGTAGGATAATCACATGGACCGAACGACTGGTTGTATGTGTGTCGTCGATCCTGTTTGTAAGAACATATTATTCCGACTCCGTTTGTACCTCTCTCGTGATTGTATGGGAATTGTTCAAGGAGGAAGGGAGCTCTATATGGAGTTGGAAAGAGATGTCAAGAATGCCTCCTGATTTGTGTCGTAAATTTTTTAATGCGCGTTCAATTAAAATGGGACAGTTTCAAGAGTGTGAGACTTTCATTGTTGGAAATTTTCTCTGTTTCAGAAGTGGGTATAGAAATACCAAGCTATTTGTCTACAGCTTACAGGAGAAGTGTTGGAGTCGGATCAGAGTTCCTTATTCTGTAAGATTTAGAAGGTATAACACAAATTTTGAGTTTCAACCTAAGCCAGGCATGAAGATATAG